GAGCGCAGGCCTGGATTCTGGACGGAATGACCTGGGCTGCGAATAACGGGTGTCGAGTGTTGTCCATGTCGCTGGGTTCTAAAGTCCTTCCGGGACAGAGTTATGACATCGCCTATGAAAGAGCTGCCCAGTTTGCTCTTTCGAAAGGGACACTCATTGTGGCGGCAGCAGGGAATGACAGCAAACGATCTGAAAATCAATTCAGTCCGGTGAGCAGTCCGGCCGACTGCCCTTCCATCCTGGCTGTAGGTGCAGTAAACTCAACTTTGCAGGTAGCCGATTTCTCAAACCGGGCACTTAATGAGAGCGGGTTGGTGGATCTGGCGGCACCCGGAGTCGGGATCTATTCTTCCTGGCCCATGCCCGCGAGATACCGTACCCTTTCCGGGACTAGCATGGCTACACCGCATGTGGCGGGAGTGGTCGCCCTGCTGTGCGAAAAGTTTCCCGATGCCACTCCTGCAATGATCGGACAAGAGCTGATCCGGACGGCAGGCCGTTTGTCGTCTCCCGCCGAAGATATAGGCGCAGGAATTTCTTTGGCACCATGAAGCAGATTATTATCACCATATCCGCTTACTACCTCGACCGGTTAGACGTTGTGGCGGAAAACCTGCGGGAAGAAGGGGTGACGATTACCCGGCTCTACGAGTTTGGAGTGATCATCGGGTACGCCGAAGAAGAAATTATCGATAAAATCCGTCATCACAAAGAGATTGCCTCTTTGACGGACGAAAAGGATGTTGTTATCCCTCCACCGGAGGAGGATGTTCAATAAGGCTACACAACGTCTTTTTTACAGATTTTACCCAGGTGTGTGTTGCCGAAGCTGTCGCTATATTTCAACCCGTATCCCAGTATCCGGTTGAGGGAGCCGTCGGCTTCCATCGGCCATTCTGCTTTCGGCTTATCCCAGTAGAGTTCTACACCGTTGCCGTCGGGATCGTTCAGGTAGATGGCTTCCGATACCCCATGGTCGCTTGCGCCGGTAAGAGGGTATTCCGCTTCTATCAGCCGTTTCAGGATTAGGGCCAGGTCGTGACGGGTAGGGTAGGCAATAGCAGTATGGTAGAGACCCACTCCCTCCAGTGGTGCTTCGGGCATCCCCTCGCTGTGCCAGGTGTTCAGGCCAATATGGTGGTGGTATCCACCGGCAGAGAGGAAGGCCGCCTGCCTGCCGTACATCATGGTGACCTCGAAGCCCAGAAGGTCGCGATAGAAAGAAAGGGCGCGCTCCAGGTCGGACACCTTCAGGTGTACATGTCCAATGCGTACTTGTGTAGGGATTGTATAAGGACTCATAATTTTTTTTATTGATTACTTTTTGTTTGTTGTTCTCTTCCTGACCGCATTGCTTTCACTTTCTTGATTTTAGAATCGGCCAGAAAGATTCGATATCCCTCCGTTTCCATGCCGTAAAGGGCAACTTTCCCCTCACTGTTGCAATGAATGCCGAAACCATAGATCTTTGTCAGGGGCGATGTCCGGAGACAGGGTTGCCCTTTGGAAAAGAACAGGATGCTAGTCTGTTCCAGCTTATCGGAGGGTGTATCGTTCTTTTCCGCGTACACATGGAAGAGGATGTCATCCGACCTATATTGGTAGGGATTCTCGGAAATAAATTCGTATTGTAGACGGGCTACCGTCTTTTTCCCTTTGAGCGGAGGGGGAGTTCCCTGCGTCATTCTTGTGTCGGATGCAACCTCAATAAACGTATCAAAATAATTGGTTGTATGCATGTTGTTCAACAGATGATGGTGTTACCGGACAGCTGACAAGGAC
This portion of the Petrimonas sulfuriphila genome encodes:
- a CDS encoding DUF4260 family protein, which gives rise to MSPYTIPTQVRIGHVHLKVSDLERALSFYRDLLGFEVTMMYGRQAAFLSAGGYHHHIGLNTWHSEGMPEAPLEGVGLYHTAIAYPTRHDLALILKRLIEAEYPLTGASDHGVSEAIYLNDPDGNGVELYWDKPKAEWPMEADGSLNRILGYGLKYSDSFGNTHLGKICKKDVV